A region from the Fundulus heteroclitus isolate FHET01 chromosome 22, MU-UCD_Fhet_4.1, whole genome shotgun sequence genome encodes:
- the znf365 gene encoding protein ZNF365 isoform X1: MQQKVCSRGSGSFLLEMNGQVCSAVADLPFRCPRCGERERFRSLGSLRSHLEYRHAYNCPDIVPGDFSITGKHPDPLTAAFPWQDASLPAPRGQHGGARPPHIRSLSDSRDGGGLQSYGAVRRRTQSVGVGTQAEEEEEGEEDEESGEEEEDEEEEEDGDEADDSRDVKRSDPSHLHHPAAVPADSLGPPLDLDSEPDLDLVAQGSYSGLETAAASAAVRRRLASILRAADGTMQRRLARVSTELARTDTELLCERAHSQHLAQERQEVADRERSLSRQVDVAVMVIAALREQLNASENELERREREVITIQRFLEAAARQETSGKVRIQRFIENLLGRIALAEKLVEFYQENGSPAQWNRHKQHNQQQQTDTGRHRISKSRSAGGQLVSSGLHENRTQSSSQGGAGPRFSEAELDRERERQERLARSSRLFCRPEHRDDIWNHQRRRSTGYEA; this comes from the exons ATGCAGCAGAAGGTGTGctccagaggttctggttccttcCTGTTGGAGATGAACGGCCAGGTGTGCAGCGCCGTCGCCGACCTCCCGTTCCGGTGCCCCCGATGTGGCGAGCGCGAGCGTTTCCGCAGCCTGGGCTCGCTGCGATCGCACCTGGAGTACCGTCACGCCTACAACTGTCCGGACATCGTCCCCGGAGACTTCAGCATCACAGGGAAACACCCCGACCCGCTGACCGCTGCCTTCCCCTGGCAGGACGCCAGCCTCCCGGCCCCCAGGGGGCAGCACGGCGGCGCGCGGCCGCCGCACATCCGCTCCCTGAGCGACAGCAGAGACGGCGGAGGCCTCCAGTCCTACGGCGCTGTGAGGAGGCGCACCCAGAGTGTGGGGGTGGGCACccaggcagaggaggaggaggagggagaggaggatgaagagtcaggagaagaagaagaagatgaagaggaggaggaggatggcgACGAAGCAGATGACAGCAGAGATGTTAAAAGGTCAGACCCAAGCCACCTCCATCACCCTGCAGCGGTCCCTGCAGATTCCCTGGGGCCCCCTCTGGACCTGGACTCAGAACCGGACCTGGACCTCGTTG CGCAGGGCTCCTACTCGGGCCTGGAGACGGCGGCGGCCTCGGCGGCAGTGCGCCGGCGGCTGGCCAGCATCCTGCGGGCGGCCGACGGCACAATGCAGCGCCGGCTGGCCCGGGTGAGTACGGAGCTGGCTCGGACCGACACAGAGCTGCTGTGCGAGCGCGCCCACTCGCAGCACCTGGCCCAGGAGCGGCAGGAAGTGGCTGACAGGGAGCGCTCACTGAGCCGGCAGGTGGACGTGGCCGTCATGGTGATCGCCGCGCTGAGGGAGCAGCTCAACGCCTCTGAGAACGAGCTGGAGCGCCGGGAGAG GGAGGTGATCACCATCCAGAGGTTCCTGGAGGCGGCGGCCCGGCAGGAGACGAGCGGAAAGGTCCGGATCCAGCGCTTCATCGAAAACCTGCTGGGCCGCATCGCCCTGGCTGAGAAGCTGGTGGAGTTCTACCAGGAGAACGGCAGCCCGGCCCAGTGGAACCGCCACAAG CAGcacaaccagcagcagcagactgaTACCGGCCGTCACAGAATCAGTAAAAGCAG GTCTGCAGGAGGCCAGCTGGTCTCCTCCGGTCTCCATGAGAACCGGACTCAGTCCTCCTCCCAGGGCGGCGCTGGTCCTCGGTTCTCCGAAGCGGAACTGGACCGGGAACGGGAGCGGCAGGAACGTCTGGCTCGGTCCTCCAGGCTGTTCTGCCGGCCCGAGCACAGAGACGACATCTGGAACCACCAGCGGCGCCGGTCCACCGGGTACGAGGCCTAG
- the znf365 gene encoding protein ZNF365 isoform X2 — protein MQQKVCSRGSGSFLLEMNGQVCSAVADLPFRCPRCGERERFRSLGSLRSHLEYRHAYNCPDIVPGDFSITGKHPDPLTAAFPWQDASLPAPRGQHGGARPPHIRSLSDSRDGGGLQSYGAVRRRTQSVGVGTQAEEEEEGEEDEESGEEEEDEEEEEDGDEADDSRDVKRSDPSHLHHPAAVPADSLGPPLDLDSEPDLDLVAQGSYSGLETAAASAAVRRRLASILRAADGTMQRRLARVSTELARTDTELLCERAHSQHLAQERQEVADRERSLSRQVDVAVMVIAALREQLNASENELERREREVITIQRFLEAAARQETSGKVRIQRFIENLLGRIALAEKLVEFYQENGSPAQWNRHKHNQQQQTDTGRHRISKSRSAGGQLVSSGLHENRTQSSSQGGAGPRFSEAELDRERERQERLARSSRLFCRPEHRDDIWNHQRRRSTGYEA, from the exons ATGCAGCAGAAGGTGTGctccagaggttctggttccttcCTGTTGGAGATGAACGGCCAGGTGTGCAGCGCCGTCGCCGACCTCCCGTTCCGGTGCCCCCGATGTGGCGAGCGCGAGCGTTTCCGCAGCCTGGGCTCGCTGCGATCGCACCTGGAGTACCGTCACGCCTACAACTGTCCGGACATCGTCCCCGGAGACTTCAGCATCACAGGGAAACACCCCGACCCGCTGACCGCTGCCTTCCCCTGGCAGGACGCCAGCCTCCCGGCCCCCAGGGGGCAGCACGGCGGCGCGCGGCCGCCGCACATCCGCTCCCTGAGCGACAGCAGAGACGGCGGAGGCCTCCAGTCCTACGGCGCTGTGAGGAGGCGCACCCAGAGTGTGGGGGTGGGCACccaggcagaggaggaggaggagggagaggaggatgaagagtcaggagaagaagaagaagatgaagaggaggaggaggatggcgACGAAGCAGATGACAGCAGAGATGTTAAAAGGTCAGACCCAAGCCACCTCCATCACCCTGCAGCGGTCCCTGCAGATTCCCTGGGGCCCCCTCTGGACCTGGACTCAGAACCGGACCTGGACCTCGTTG CGCAGGGCTCCTACTCGGGCCTGGAGACGGCGGCGGCCTCGGCGGCAGTGCGCCGGCGGCTGGCCAGCATCCTGCGGGCGGCCGACGGCACAATGCAGCGCCGGCTGGCCCGGGTGAGTACGGAGCTGGCTCGGACCGACACAGAGCTGCTGTGCGAGCGCGCCCACTCGCAGCACCTGGCCCAGGAGCGGCAGGAAGTGGCTGACAGGGAGCGCTCACTGAGCCGGCAGGTGGACGTGGCCGTCATGGTGATCGCCGCGCTGAGGGAGCAGCTCAACGCCTCTGAGAACGAGCTGGAGCGCCGGGAGAG GGAGGTGATCACCATCCAGAGGTTCCTGGAGGCGGCGGCCCGGCAGGAGACGAGCGGAAAGGTCCGGATCCAGCGCTTCATCGAAAACCTGCTGGGCCGCATCGCCCTGGCTGAGAAGCTGGTGGAGTTCTACCAGGAGAACGGCAGCCCGGCCCAGTGGAACCGCCACAAG cacaaccagcagcagcagactgaTACCGGCCGTCACAGAATCAGTAAAAGCAG GTCTGCAGGAGGCCAGCTGGTCTCCTCCGGTCTCCATGAGAACCGGACTCAGTCCTCCTCCCAGGGCGGCGCTGGTCCTCGGTTCTCCGAAGCGGAACTGGACCGGGAACGGGAGCGGCAGGAACGTCTGGCTCGGTCCTCCAGGCTGTTCTGCCGGCCCGAGCACAGAGACGACATCTGGAACCACCAGCGGCGCCGGTCCACCGGGTACGAGGCCTAG